One part of the Denticeps clupeoides chromosome 16, fDenClu1.1, whole genome shotgun sequence genome encodes these proteins:
- the cebpg gene encoding CCAAT/enhancer-binding protein gamma: protein MSNPSQQKLPTDQNGVSVIQSQGHSSAAALSAGLQQVPQLVPVNPSGGGKATPLSKMKKAVADKDSEEYRQRRERNNLAVKKSRMRSKQKAQDTQQRVNELKEENERLEAKIKLLSKELSVLKDLFLEHAHNLADTTQPVGAASSTATGNSSSTATNGRSTGQ from the exons ATGAGCAATCCATCGCAGCAGAAGCTCCCAACAGACCAGAACGGCGTGAGCGTCATCCAGAGTCAAGGCCACAGCAGTGCAGCAGCATTGAGCGCAGGACTTCAGCAA GTTCCACAGCTCGTGCCAGTTAACCCCAGTGGAGGtgggaaagccacacccctgagcaagatgaaGAAGGCAGTGGCAGACAAAGACAGTGAGGAGTACCGTCAGAGGCGAGAGCGCAACAACTTGGCGGTGAAGAAGAGCCGCATGCGCAGCAAGCAGAAAGCGCAGGACACGCAGCAGCGCGTCAATGAGCTGAAAGAGGAGAACGAGCGGCTTGAGGCCAAGATCAAGCTGCTGAGCAAGGAGCTGAGCGTGCTGAAGGACCTTTTCCTGGAGCATGCGCACAATCTGGCCGACACTACACAGCCCGTGGGCGCCGCCTCTAGCACCGCCACTGGCAACAGCAGCTCCACGGCCACCAATGGCAGGAGCACTGGCCAATGA